In a single window of the Blastopirellula marina genome:
- a CDS encoding caspase family protein: MPDLVRKFIFLFLLSVPAQLCAQVDLPSESILPGQASLPTFSHDSLPLEAEVPGLPVTTPAKNDQDHLAESPSDAAQLPGEEQLPQFEVVQQVAVPEDPPWLRLSLSGPTAPLQTVCFTRDGKHLLAGGNDKMVHSWIAAPRQAGQPQRWIYETPVRWQVQRATRGDIHTIAPLHGKFAFAGIGASALTGEIVLADEGRMAYERTLFDVDKGARSQILDLTASRSHLFSLDSEGNIQAWTANPQTGKWEFSLVPEPKDALKDPNGSLRPWRLRGSQLASSDNGILYFPVAVRTDQGIPYWRIGRWKEKGTATLVTAIVQEFPGGIGAMACDASGQRIVAADISDASRLALADTKNGAYSSSTVTNANVRDVSISADGMKVAAILAKSPQGPFELKVWNWANNAQPSLLSTISLDSVATSCAFRPDGKYLAVTQEQAVDVYEIAQLDKAVRLTTSLITPGKVAFTLDVDYRLVIQPQSDNGETVGFDTMKRQYSVPQPTPPVVPANPWSGTWSLRQQAVDRGTKYVYQIMQNNQVYCEIPESILGTSRITSACWLARGERREVPSWIVVGTVGRNHAYLLDISDPKNVTVVREFRGHSSAVRSVGVSVDQRYLATASDDGLVNLWKLTEKDAASEIQNLWGAEFEIVENQLVVRNIIADGPLFYRGVREGDVIHSVGVRNDSSDDQAASGEKTIEKADEIVNVLQEATGETMFRFQITRNGTAQKPFFLHPAWQPLASLAMTAQREWAFWTPYGYYDASFNGHRIFGWQINKGIDQVPEFFLAAELRQKLEKPRVMERLLPAGSLSEAMKVAKATVPFDLHHRLEALASLRPQVTIETPTTDQRLTDAATFLEATITVPPGAELVPPKAFANGVPALELISLEASPSDYLTNDEHKFRWRMPLPPDERIRFDVVAGTTDGILASQSLTTSRSVPEPVSPPRIFVIAAGISHYDDQQIPQLDFAAANARAFVDTMEKYAKQAKVETIVLTDSSVTQPLWNVAADSMWQRLRDTARPQDVVLFFLSGHGVRDVETKRYFFLTSDSRFADVAGRRYERCISSDAFQQYFAGLPCRKVAILDTCHSGAIQPLRQDDLKVMLRAMEEDVILTITASEGDEEAFESRDRKLGRFTARLVEGLSGQADLIEYGGNGDGQITLNEAAQYVEATVPQDAAAAGQSQHPSIFPRDLFPLINIPLSISEAP, translated from the coding sequence ATGCCCGATTTGGTTCGCAAATTCATCTTCTTATTCCTTCTGAGTGTCCCAGCGCAACTCTGCGCGCAAGTCGACTTGCCTTCTGAGAGTATCCTGCCGGGACAGGCATCGTTGCCAACTTTCTCGCACGATTCCCTCCCCTTGGAAGCGGAAGTGCCGGGCTTGCCGGTCACAACGCCTGCGAAAAACGATCAAGACCACCTTGCAGAATCTCCGAGCGATGCAGCTCAACTACCTGGCGAGGAACAACTTCCCCAGTTTGAAGTCGTACAACAAGTAGCCGTACCAGAAGATCCTCCTTGGCTACGGTTAAGCCTAAGCGGCCCCACCGCCCCTCTCCAAACCGTGTGCTTTACACGCGACGGAAAGCATCTCTTGGCAGGTGGAAACGACAAGATGGTGCATAGCTGGATTGCTGCTCCTCGCCAAGCTGGTCAACCGCAACGTTGGATATACGAAACGCCCGTTCGATGGCAAGTACAGCGAGCAACACGGGGTGACATCCACACGATTGCACCGCTACATGGCAAATTCGCCTTCGCTGGAATCGGAGCCTCAGCCTTGACGGGCGAAATTGTCTTGGCGGATGAAGGACGCATGGCTTACGAGCGAACATTGTTCGACGTCGACAAAGGGGCCCGTTCCCAGATTCTCGACCTGACCGCGTCCCGATCGCATCTGTTCAGTTTGGATTCCGAGGGAAACATACAAGCCTGGACCGCCAATCCGCAGACCGGCAAGTGGGAATTCTCACTGGTTCCAGAGCCGAAGGACGCACTAAAGGATCCCAACGGATCGCTGCGGCCTTGGCGATTGCGAGGAAGCCAGCTTGCTTCAAGTGATAATGGCATCCTCTACTTCCCTGTCGCCGTTCGCACTGATCAAGGTATTCCCTACTGGAGAATCGGTCGCTGGAAGGAAAAGGGCACGGCAACGCTCGTAACAGCCATCGTACAAGAATTCCCTGGGGGCATCGGAGCGATGGCATGCGATGCGTCGGGCCAACGAATCGTTGCCGCGGACATCAGCGACGCTAGTCGGCTTGCGTTAGCCGATACGAAAAACGGAGCGTACTCTTCGTCAACCGTGACGAATGCCAATGTCCGCGACGTTTCGATTTCCGCGGATGGTATGAAGGTGGCTGCAATTCTAGCGAAATCGCCTCAAGGACCATTTGAATTGAAAGTTTGGAATTGGGCGAACAATGCCCAACCCTCTTTACTTTCGACGATTTCGCTCGATTCTGTCGCGACTTCCTGCGCTTTCCGCCCAGATGGAAAGTACCTCGCCGTTACCCAAGAACAAGCTGTCGATGTCTACGAAATTGCACAGCTTGACAAAGCCGTTCGCCTGACCACGTCTCTGATCACCCCGGGCAAGGTCGCGTTCACACTTGATGTCGATTACCGCCTAGTAATTCAACCGCAATCCGACAACGGTGAAACGGTCGGTTTCGATACCATGAAGCGGCAGTATTCCGTTCCCCAACCGACACCTCCCGTGGTTCCTGCGAATCCATGGTCAGGCACATGGTCACTGCGACAGCAAGCCGTCGACCGAGGGACAAAGTATGTCTATCAGATCATGCAGAACAATCAGGTCTACTGTGAGATCCCCGAATCGATTCTCGGAACATCAAGAATTACGTCGGCATGCTGGTTAGCTCGCGGAGAGCGACGAGAAGTCCCTTCGTGGATTGTTGTGGGAACCGTGGGTCGAAATCACGCGTATCTCCTCGATATCTCGGATCCGAAGAACGTAACCGTCGTCCGTGAATTCCGCGGCCACTCTTCGGCGGTGCGAAGTGTGGGGGTTTCGGTCGACCAACGTTACTTAGCGACGGCCAGTGATGATGGGCTGGTAAATCTCTGGAAACTTACCGAGAAAGACGCAGCTTCCGAAATCCAGAACCTCTGGGGAGCGGAGTTTGAGATCGTCGAGAACCAATTAGTCGTTCGAAATATCATTGCCGACGGACCGCTTTTTTACCGAGGCGTACGTGAAGGAGACGTGATTCATTCGGTCGGAGTTCGTAATGACTCAAGTGATGACCAAGCAGCCAGCGGTGAGAAAACCATCGAAAAGGCAGATGAAATCGTCAACGTCTTACAGGAAGCAACCGGTGAGACGATGTTCCGCTTTCAAATTACGCGCAATGGTACCGCCCAGAAACCGTTCTTCCTTCACCCGGCGTGGCAACCGTTGGCCTCTTTGGCAATGACCGCACAACGTGAATGGGCCTTTTGGACGCCATATGGCTATTACGATGCTTCGTTTAACGGGCATCGCATCTTCGGTTGGCAGATCAACAAGGGAATTGACCAGGTACCCGAGTTCTTCCTGGCTGCCGAACTCCGTCAGAAACTTGAAAAACCGCGCGTCATGGAACGCCTATTACCGGCAGGTAGTTTGTCGGAAGCGATGAAGGTTGCCAAAGCGACGGTCCCGTTCGATCTTCATCATCGCTTGGAAGCGTTGGCCTCACTACGCCCCCAGGTCACCATTGAGACGCCGACCACAGACCAACGACTCACCGATGCGGCGACCTTTTTGGAAGCAACCATTACGGTGCCGCCAGGTGCAGAGTTAGTTCCCCCTAAGGCATTTGCCAACGGGGTTCCCGCTTTAGAGCTCATTTCCCTGGAAGCGTCTCCCTCGGATTATCTCACGAATGACGAGCATAAGTTTCGTTGGCGAATGCCCCTACCCCCTGACGAACGAATTCGCTTTGACGTGGTCGCCGGGACTACCGACGGGATCTTGGCTTCGCAGTCGCTCACGACGTCGCGGAGCGTTCCAGAACCAGTTTCACCGCCCCGCATCTTCGTGATCGCCGCCGGTATCAGCCATTACGACGACCAGCAGATCCCCCAGCTGGATTTTGCAGCGGCAAATGCGCGGGCATTCGTCGATACCATGGAGAAGTACGCGAAACAAGCGAAGGTTGAAACAATAGTTCTAACCGATTCCAGCGTTACGCAGCCTCTTTGGAATGTGGCAGCCGATAGTATGTGGCAACGTCTGCGTGACACGGCTCGTCCGCAGGATGTCGTGTTATTCTTCCTCTCAGGACACGGTGTTCGAGATGTCGAAACCAAGCGGTACTTCTTCCTGACGAGCGATAGCCGTTTCGCCGATGTCGCTGGTCGGAGGTACGAGCGTTGCATTTCATCCGACGCGTTTCAACAATATTTCGCTGGGCTCCCCTGCCGGAAGGTTGCGATCCTCGACACCTGCCACAGTGGTGCCATACAGCCATTACGTCAGGATGATTTAAAAGTCATGCTGCGGGCAATGGAAGAAGATGTCATCCTTACGATTACCGCCTCGGAAGGAGATGAAGAAGCGTTCGAGTCACGCGATCGCAAACTTGGTCGTTTTACCGCGCGATTAGTTGAAGGACTATCCGGCCAGGCCGATCTGATTGAATATGGTGGTAACGGCGATGGCCAAATCACTTTGAACGAAGCCGCGCAGTATGTAGAAGCGACCGTGCCCCAAGATGCCGCGGCCGCTGGCCAATCGCAACATCCTTCGATCTTTCCCCGTGATCTGTTTCCCTTGATTAATATTCCACTTTCAATCAGCGAGGCCCCGTAG
- the recQ gene encoding DNA helicase RecQ has translation MESSSTVTSDQLLATMHKYWGYEGFRPLQQEAMQSVLNDRDSVVVMPTGGGKSLCYQVPALCKPGLAVVASPLISLMKDQVDALAACGIHAACINSTISVAERREIATDIRSGDTKILYLAPERLLTDRTLDFLADANVSFFAIDESHCISEWGHDFRPEYRMMRMLKDRFPGVGVHAYTATATERVRQDIAQQLGLVNPELLVGSFDRPNLMYRVVRRKDRFAQIQKVIARHPNESGIVYCIRRADVESIAEQLNSIGVKALPYHAGLSDEQRQDHQDAFIKERVDVVVATVAFGMGIDKSNVRYVVHAGMPKSLESYQQESGRAGRDSLEAECVLLYSSGDMVTWKKMLGDLPDSAQKSAFHSLEALDHFCIGTECRHRMLVSYFGQELEDEECEACDVCLGTVDLVEDAMVLGQKILSCVIRTGERFGADHNAKVLCGSRDKRVLEFGHDELSTYGLLQDQSIRAVRTWIEQLVGQRFLAKTGEYNILKLTESGRELLRGEVIPKLTKAEADKSDSPKRKGKADDWEGVDRGLFESLRTLRRDKAAEAGIPAYIVFGDSSLREMARHRPSTLDSFRLMKGVGDKKCQDYGETFTQHIVAYCRQEGLEVDAMETEVVATPRREPPKNQSPALKDAFSLFAKGKTVDEVAAIIGRANTTVQGYLEQFIREQKLEDPTAWVTGETARRVESALEECGQRALKPIFEHLGEEVSYEEIRIVVACLQNRESA, from the coding sequence ATGGAATCTTCCTCTACCGTTACATCTGACCAATTGCTGGCGACCATGCATAAGTATTGGGGTTATGAAGGATTTCGCCCCTTACAGCAGGAAGCAATGCAATCGGTACTTAACGATCGGGATTCGGTTGTAGTGATGCCAACGGGTGGCGGTAAGTCGCTCTGTTATCAGGTACCTGCTCTCTGCAAGCCTGGCTTGGCAGTAGTCGCTTCGCCGCTGATCTCGCTGATGAAAGACCAGGTCGATGCTTTGGCAGCGTGTGGTATCCACGCGGCCTGTATCAACAGCACGATCAGCGTAGCGGAACGTCGCGAAATTGCGACCGATATCCGCAGTGGCGATACGAAGATTCTTTACCTAGCGCCAGAGCGGCTTTTGACCGATCGCACGCTAGACTTCCTGGCCGATGCCAACGTCTCTTTCTTTGCCATCGACGAGTCACATTGTATCAGCGAATGGGGACACGACTTTCGTCCTGAGTACCGCATGATGCGGATGTTGAAGGACAGATTCCCTGGCGTTGGCGTGCATGCTTATACTGCTACGGCAACGGAACGTGTGCGGCAAGACATCGCCCAGCAACTGGGGCTAGTGAATCCAGAACTGCTAGTCGGATCGTTCGATCGGCCGAACCTCATGTACCGCGTTGTTCGGCGGAAGGATCGTTTTGCCCAGATTCAGAAAGTGATCGCTCGGCACCCCAACGAATCGGGCATCGTTTACTGTATTCGCCGTGCGGACGTCGAATCGATCGCCGAACAGCTAAACAGTATCGGTGTCAAAGCGTTGCCGTATCACGCCGGTCTCAGCGATGAACAGCGACAAGATCACCAAGATGCGTTCATCAAAGAACGCGTGGACGTGGTGGTGGCCACGGTGGCGTTCGGCATGGGAATCGATAAGTCAAACGTTCGCTATGTGGTGCACGCTGGGATGCCCAAGTCGCTGGAAAGTTACCAGCAGGAAAGTGGCCGAGCCGGGCGTGATAGTTTGGAGGCGGAATGTGTGCTGCTCTATTCCAGCGGCGACATGGTAACCTGGAAGAAGATGCTGGGGGACCTACCCGATTCAGCTCAGAAATCGGCTTTCCACTCGTTAGAGGCGCTCGATCATTTCTGTATTGGAACGGAATGTCGCCACCGAATGCTCGTTAGCTACTTTGGCCAGGAGCTCGAGGACGAAGAGTGTGAGGCCTGCGATGTGTGTCTCGGGACGGTCGACCTGGTGGAGGACGCGATGGTCTTAGGACAGAAGATCTTATCGTGCGTGATCCGAACCGGCGAGCGTTTTGGCGCCGATCACAACGCAAAGGTTTTGTGTGGCTCACGTGATAAGCGGGTGCTGGAATTCGGGCACGACGAACTCAGTACGTACGGATTACTGCAAGATCAAAGCATTCGTGCGGTTCGTACTTGGATCGAGCAGTTGGTTGGACAGCGATTTCTCGCGAAGACCGGCGAGTATAATATCCTCAAGCTAACCGAGAGTGGACGAGAACTGCTGCGAGGGGAAGTAATTCCCAAGCTTACCAAAGCCGAGGCGGACAAATCAGACAGTCCGAAACGAAAAGGGAAAGCCGATGATTGGGAAGGTGTCGATCGCGGCTTGTTCGAGTCGTTGCGAACACTACGACGAGACAAAGCAGCCGAGGCTGGTATCCCAGCGTACATTGTCTTCGGCGATAGCTCGCTAAGGGAGATGGCACGTCATCGACCATCAACGCTCGACAGCTTTCGCCTTATGAAGGGGGTCGGCGACAAAAAATGCCAGGATTACGGTGAGACGTTTACCCAGCACATCGTGGCGTACTGCCGGCAGGAAGGTCTCGAAGTGGATGCGATGGAGACGGAAGTAGTCGCGACTCCCCGTCGAGAGCCTCCAAAGAATCAATCACCTGCTCTGAAAGACGCATTCTCCTTGTTTGCCAAAGGGAAAACCGTAGACGAAGTCGCAGCGATTATCGGCCGCGCGAATACGACCGTTCAGGGCTACCTCGAGCAATTCATCCGAGAACAAAAGTTAGAAGATCCGACGGCCTGGGTCACTGGTGAAACGGCCCGTCGGGTAGAATCAGCCTTGGAAGAGTGTGGGCAACGAGCGCTGAAGCCAATCTTTGAACACCTCGGTGAAGAGGTGAGTTACGAAGAAATCCGTATCGTCGTCGCTTGCCTGCAAAACCGAGAATCGGCTTAA
- a CDS encoding tetratricopeptide repeat protein gives MCRFDIRQIVGLVFLFCAPTLAAEPEYEAGQWVIIAEDTSLLDADGNELEKLFIADRYVVESVKEKTLFISSNQDGFVQSSKVLPAGKPGIDLLTSKIAEHPDNARSYLLRATLLSQPVDLSQFPNEQVPTEQLTAAVADLGHAIRLAPDDLEARFLRASLYKDLENWQLAIDDYDFVLAAEPDQIGPLYGRATAAQFMGNHQRAVDDFSRFLEIVTKSPSANKELIAMASLDRALSWRQLEKYPEAKQDLNTTLRLSPLNPSAHRELGELALDEGDYDTAFSCGSTLTYLAPKNDTGYRLRAIARMKQEKFAEALRDINRAIALPPDRASEFRLRCDVYFKTKTFDKALADIQRADKLEPNNAVYQNKLGLILSELDRHEEALSRFNEALRLQPNSPVILDNRANEYVHLRQFQKAIDDLNVVLAADPQQVRALCNRGSAWRELGDFDKAQRDLDEAIRIDPDYFEPWTCRAALNIELGRYAEAKHDALRSQQIKADFSANLVVLGRAHLELGEFAKAIVCLDQAIHLAPDTPFGHNLRGLTYMQMGELEKAYDDLEKAIALNPELSVAYINRGNVLNQWEFHEDAISDFDKAIELGPPNPLAYQGRGLAKFFLSDLEGSIIDLTRSVEMAPFDATTLLIRAQTYTSLEQYSAAKKDLAACLEIAPQDLEVLFTLAEVRLLERDLSAVEPCQTFLSVLETSEGSTTTMVVFVGLYAQLLKKPAETTQLLEAVRSKISDDKFLLPYVDYLQGKISREELAQTPVYDDDEYLAPRCFRGLFALMDNKPEEARKDFLWVMENGDISSFEVDFARAELTRLKAMQ, from the coding sequence ATGTGTCGTTTCGACATTCGGCAGATTGTTGGACTCGTATTTCTCTTTTGTGCTCCGACGCTGGCCGCCGAGCCAGAATATGAGGCCGGACAATGGGTGATCATTGCCGAAGATACATCATTGCTTGATGCCGATGGAAATGAGCTTGAAAAGCTTTTCATTGCCGATCGCTATGTTGTTGAATCTGTCAAAGAAAAGACTCTCTTCATTAGCTCGAATCAGGATGGCTTTGTTCAGAGCTCGAAAGTATTGCCCGCCGGCAAACCAGGAATTGACCTCTTAACAAGCAAGATCGCGGAACATCCCGACAACGCGAGGTCTTATCTCTTGCGAGCGACGCTATTGAGCCAACCAGTGGATCTCAGCCAATTCCCGAATGAACAAGTCCCTACCGAGCAACTCACGGCCGCGGTCGCAGACCTGGGACATGCCATTCGCCTAGCTCCCGACGACTTGGAAGCCCGATTCCTAAGAGCTTCGCTCTATAAGGATCTGGAGAATTGGCAACTCGCGATTGATGACTACGATTTTGTCTTGGCCGCGGAACCTGATCAAATCGGTCCGTTATACGGGCGTGCCACAGCCGCTCAGTTCATGGGTAACCATCAAAGGGCGGTGGATGACTTTTCTCGCTTTCTGGAGATCGTGACCAAATCGCCCTCAGCCAATAAAGAGCTCATCGCTATGGCGTCCCTTGATCGAGCCCTTTCGTGGCGTCAACTGGAAAAGTACCCAGAGGCTAAGCAGGACCTGAACACAACACTGCGACTCTCGCCCCTCAATCCATCAGCACATCGGGAATTGGGTGAACTAGCGCTCGATGAAGGTGACTACGACACCGCGTTTTCCTGCGGATCGACGTTGACTTACTTGGCTCCAAAGAACGATACCGGCTATCGATTGCGAGCTATCGCCCGAATGAAACAAGAGAAATTCGCGGAAGCACTGCGTGATATCAACCGCGCCATTGCGTTACCTCCCGATCGTGCCTCAGAGTTCCGTCTGCGATGTGATGTTTACTTCAAGACGAAAACCTTCGATAAAGCGTTAGCGGACATCCAACGTGCAGATAAGCTTGAGCCCAACAATGCTGTTTATCAGAACAAGCTGGGTCTGATACTTAGTGAACTCGATCGACACGAGGAAGCGTTATCCCGCTTCAATGAAGCACTACGCTTACAACCCAATTCGCCAGTCATTCTCGACAACCGGGCAAACGAATATGTGCATTTGCGCCAGTTTCAAAAGGCAATTGATGATCTGAATGTGGTTCTCGCAGCTGATCCGCAGCAAGTTCGAGCACTATGTAACCGAGGTAGTGCCTGGAGAGAGCTCGGGGACTTTGACAAAGCGCAGCGAGATCTTGATGAAGCGATTCGAATTGATCCTGACTATTTCGAGCCCTGGACTTGCCGTGCCGCGCTCAATATTGAGCTTGGCCGTTATGCGGAGGCAAAACACGACGCCTTGCGTTCACAGCAAATCAAGGCCGATTTTTCGGCGAATCTCGTTGTTTTAGGCCGGGCCCATCTTGAGTTGGGGGAATTCGCGAAAGCGATTGTCTGCCTAGACCAAGCCATTCATCTCGCACCCGACACGCCATTTGGACACAATCTGCGCGGCCTAACCTATATGCAAATGGGTGAGTTAGAAAAAGCGTACGATGACTTGGAAAAGGCCATCGCTCTCAACCCTGAACTTTCGGTGGCCTATATCAATCGGGGGAATGTGCTGAATCAATGGGAATTCCATGAAGACGCGATATCCGATTTCGATAAAGCAATCGAACTCGGACCACCCAACCCGTTGGCATACCAAGGACGTGGTCTCGCGAAGTTCTTTTTGAGTGATCTCGAAGGTTCCATTATCGACTTAACTCGCTCCGTTGAAATGGCGCCGTTTGACGCGACGACGCTACTTATCCGAGCGCAAACGTACACCTCCCTGGAACAGTATTCGGCCGCGAAAAAAGACCTGGCGGCATGCTTGGAAATAGCTCCTCAAGATCTTGAAGTTCTGTTTACACTTGCGGAGGTACGTTTGCTGGAGCGTGACCTAAGTGCGGTCGAGCCATGCCAAACATTTCTCTCTGTGCTAGAAACCAGCGAAGGTAGCACGACAACGATGGTTGTCTTCGTTGGCTTATACGCTCAACTTCTCAAAAAGCCAGCCGAAACAACTCAGTTATTGGAGGCGGTACGCAGCAAGATCTCGGATGACAAATTCCTTTTACCTTATGTTGATTACTTGCAGGGAAAGATCTCGCGCGAGGAACTGGCGCAAACTCCAGTTTACGACGATGACGAGTACCTGGCCCCGCGCTGCTTTCGCGGGCTGTTTGCCCTCATGGACAACAAACCTGAAGAAGCACGAAAGGACTTTCTCTGGGTGATGGAGAACGGAGATATATCGTCGTTCGAAGTCGATTTCGCACGTGCCGAATTAACACGCCTTAAAGCAATGCAGTGA
- a CDS encoding xylose operon transcription regulator XylR, translating into MIQPRKEVALLIETSNEYARGLLDGVVRYMEEFQRWSIFLPEQGRGAKPPKWLKQWKGDGIIARVETPEIAAALKSMEMPIVDVSAARLLPELPWVETDDRAICQLAVEHLLQRGFANFAFCGDSSFAWSKWREKYFVEALAEQGYGCHVLDLPTSEDGKESNPRNLQKLDRWIERLPQPIGIMACYDIRGQLLLEACRELEIDVPRQVAVIGVDNDRLLCDLCSPPLSSVIPDSRRTGFEAARLLDHMMKGEPVNHTPQLIPPLGVATRRSTDVLATDDPLVGMAMQFIREHACDGINVGDVLKAVDSTRRVLEYRFKQITGQTPHEAIVHQRIDKVRQLLHDTDLSIGDIADRAGFEHVEYMSATFRKKTGLSPTAYRRKVQPN; encoded by the coding sequence ATGATCCAGCCTCGCAAAGAGGTTGCCCTGCTCATCGAAACTTCCAATGAATATGCGCGCGGTCTACTCGACGGAGTGGTGCGCTACATGGAGGAATTTCAGCGCTGGTCAATCTTCCTGCCCGAACAAGGCCGTGGGGCGAAGCCCCCGAAGTGGCTTAAGCAGTGGAAAGGAGATGGCATCATAGCCCGGGTTGAAACACCAGAGATCGCCGCCGCGCTTAAGTCAATGGAGATGCCAATCGTTGATGTCAGCGCGGCACGTTTGCTTCCGGAATTGCCCTGGGTTGAAACTGACGATCGTGCAATATGTCAATTGGCGGTCGAGCACTTGCTTCAACGTGGCTTCGCAAATTTCGCGTTCTGCGGCGATTCGTCTTTTGCCTGGAGCAAATGGCGCGAGAAGTACTTCGTCGAAGCGCTCGCCGAACAAGGATACGGCTGCCATGTTCTTGATTTGCCAACCAGCGAAGATGGGAAGGAATCGAATCCTCGGAATTTACAGAAACTAGACCGATGGATCGAACGATTGCCGCAGCCGATAGGGATCATGGCCTGTTACGACATCCGCGGTCAGTTGCTGCTCGAAGCGTGTCGTGAATTAGAAATCGATGTTCCTCGTCAAGTTGCGGTCATTGGTGTCGATAACGATCGACTGTTGTGCGATCTATGTTCGCCGCCTCTTTCTAGTGTGATTCCCGATAGCCGTCGAACCGGTTTCGAGGCGGCGCGATTGCTGGATCACATGATGAAGGGAGAACCGGTTAATCATACGCCACAGCTGATTCCACCGTTGGGCGTGGCGACACGACGTTCGACCGATGTGCTGGCCACCGACGATCCCCTGGTTGGTATGGCGATGCAGTTCATCCGCGAACATGCGTGCGATGGCATCAATGTCGGTGATGTCTTAAAAGCGGTCGACAGCACTCGGCGTGTGCTTGAATACCGCTTCAAACAAATCACCGGTCAGACACCGCACGAAGCCATCGTTCATCAGCGAATCGACAAAGTGCGTCAATTACTGCACGATACCGATCTTAGTATTGGTGATATCGCCGATCGCGCGGGTTTCGAGCATGTCGAGTACATGAGCGCGACGTTCCGCAAAAAGACAGGCCTTTCTCCCACGGCCTATCGACGTAAGGTTCAGCCAAACTAG
- a CDS encoding Gfo/Idh/MocA family protein, whose translation MSDKTFNVAMIGLGFGAEFIPIYQAHPNANVYAICRRDEASLQKAGDMFGIEKRYTSYDEVLADPNVDFVHINSPIPDHAWMSLKALDAGKHVMCTVPMATTIDECRQIVEKVAETGLKYMMAETVVYSREYLFIKQLYESGELGKIQYMQASHPQDMEGWPEYWERMIPMHYATHVVSPVLGLVDGLAEYVSCFGSGSINNELAKKSGNPYAVESCHIKIKDSDVAAHIWRFLFDTARQYRESFDVYGTKQSFEWSLVEGEPHVLHTAKKPEPEIASHVEIPDFAHLLPEPIQKFTQSIEDAAHLSFIQGGGHGGSHPHLVNEMINSLLEDRDPRPNAVTSANWTCVGICAHESTMKGGELVKLPEFTLKQPTGSKTVAAS comes from the coding sequence ATGAGTGACAAGACTTTTAACGTGGCAATGATCGGTCTCGGATTTGGAGCCGAGTTTATTCCGATTTACCAGGCGCACCCCAACGCCAACGTTTACGCAATTTGCCGACGTGACGAGGCCTCGTTGCAAAAAGCTGGCGACATGTTCGGCATCGAAAAGCGATACACTTCCTACGACGAAGTGTTGGCCGACCCGAACGTCGACTTTGTCCACATCAACTCGCCTATTCCCGATCACGCTTGGATGTCGCTTAAGGCGCTCGACGCCGGTAAGCACGTCATGTGCACCGTGCCCATGGCCACGACGATTGACGAATGCCGTCAAATCGTCGAGAAAGTCGCCGAAACTGGGCTGAAGTACATGATGGCCGAGACGGTCGTCTACAGCCGCGAGTATCTGTTCATCAAGCAGCTTTACGAATCGGGCGAACTGGGCAAGATCCAGTACATGCAAGCTTCCCATCCACAAGACATGGAAGGCTGGCCAGAGTACTGGGAACGCATGATCCCAATGCACTACGCCACGCACGTTGTTAGCCCTGTGCTAGGGTTGGTCGACGGTCTGGCGGAATACGTTAGTTGCTTCGGCTCCGGCAGCATTAACAACGAACTGGCTAAGAAGTCAGGCAATCCGTACGCAGTCGAATCGTGCCATATCAAGATTAAGGACAGCGACGTCGCCGCCCACATCTGGCGATTCCTATTCGATACGGCCCGCCAGTATCGTGAAAGCTTCGATGTTTACGGCACCAAGCAAAGCTTCGAGTGGTCGCTGGTCGAAGGAGAACCACACGTTCTGCATACCGCCAAGAAGCCTGAGCCGGAAATCGCTTCGCACGTTGAAATTCCAGACTTCGCTCACCTGTTGCCAGAACCGATCCAGAAATTCACCCAGTCCATTGAAGACGCCGCTCACCTGTCGTTCATTCAAGGTGGTGGCCACGGCGGATCACACCCTCACCTGGTTAACGAGATGATCAACTCGCTGCTAGAGGATCGCGACCCACGTCCGAACGCAGTCACATCCGCCAACTGGACCTGCGTTGGTATCTGCGCTCACGAATCGACGATGAAAGGTGGCGAGCTCGTCAAATTGCCAGAGTTCACGCTGAAGCAACCAACTGGTAGCAAAACAGTTGCCGCGTCGTAA
- a CDS encoding shikimate kinase — MSAEASSNVTLIGMPGSGKSTIGVVLAKRINRQFIDTDLVIQTTHQRTLQEIMDAEGFAEFCKLEEEAVLSVDVAHHVVATGGSVVYGPEGMEHLKQLGKVVFLKTGLKTLEERLSNMATRGIALRPGQTLEDLFHERNRLYTEYADITISCDGLNVEQICEQIEAALA, encoded by the coding sequence ATGTCCGCCGAAGCTTCCAGTAACGTCACCTTGATCGGCATGCCAGGATCGGGCAAGAGCACCATTGGGGTGGTCCTCGCCAAGCGCATCAATCGCCAGTTCATAGATACCGATCTCGTTATCCAAACGACGCATCAGCGAACATTGCAAGAGATCATGGACGCGGAAGGGTTTGCTGAATTCTGTAAGCTTGAAGAAGAGGCCGTACTCAGTGTCGATGTCGCGCATCATGTGGTCGCCACTGGCGGCAGTGTGGTCTACGGTCCGGAAGGAATGGAGCACCTTAAACAACTTGGTAAAGTCGTTTTCCTAAAGACGGGTCTGAAGACGCTAGAAGAGCGTCTTTCCAACATGGCGACGCGTGGCATCGCACTAAGACCGGGACAAACGTTAGAAGATTTGTTCCACGAGCGGAATCGTCTTTACACCGAATACGCTGATATCACTATCTCTTGCGACGGGCTGAACGTCGAACAAATTTGCGAGCAAATCGAAGCGGCGTTGGCCTAG